In Bernardetia litoralis DSM 6794, the genomic window TTTTATAGCTAAGGTTTTCATAAATATTCAAAATAATATTCTGTTTTTATTTATTCTAGTAAAGCCAAATTTGGTTAAAAATTACACTTTGTAAAAATCCCTAGTAGTTTGAAATGTAGTTATTTTTTTAGATAAGAATTAATAATTATCTGCCAAGTTTCATAAGGTTGTATTAAAGTACTGGACATGGGAAATATTGTTGTCAATAGAAATACTGATAACAGCAAGAGAAGTTTTTTGATAAAAATTAGCCATTATCTGTGTTCTTTTTCAATGATTTTACCATTCTGTCCAGTACTTTATTTACAAAATTAGAAGTCCTAAAGATATTTGAGATTATATTTCTGTAAATATTTCGCTTTTAGGTAATCTTGATTTTGGTGTTTTTTCGGTAGAATTAAAATCAGATTCTGCTCTATAACCAATCGAAACAGCTGTTATGGCAGTAAAACCTTTTTCTCTTAATCCAAATTCTTCATCTAAGGCCTTTACATCTATTCCTTCCATTGGTGTAGCATCTATTTTGAGACTCGCTACTCCCAACAAAAATCCACCAATATTCAAATACACTTGTTTTTCCATCCAATGTTGAAGGTCTTTTAAATCGTATTTGTGAATATCAGCAAAAGTATTTATTGCTCCATATACCCCTTTTTTGATTTCTTCATTAGGGTATCTTCCATCTTTTTCTTCTGTTGCTGAAAGGTGTTGGATATAATTTTCGTCTGCCGAAATTCTAGAACAAAATAATATAACAGCAGAAGCATTTACTACTTTTGGTTCATTAAAGCTAAAAAAGCCTTGAGTTCCTTTTGCAATTCTTTCTTTTCCTTCTTTGGTTTCTGCAATTATAAAATGCCAAGGTTGTAGATTTACACTTGATGGACTCATTCTTAGCAGCTCTTTAACTTGTGCCATATCCGAATCAGATATTTTTTTTGTTGGGTCAAATTCTTTGGTTGTGTATCTCCAGTTTAGTGTCTCTTTTAAGTTCATTTTGCATTTTTTTAGTTACTATAAAAATTATAGTTGCAAAAATAAGTATAGTATTTTATCTTTGCAATAACGGTCAAAAAGTATAGTATAAATTTTATAACAAATTATGCATAAATTTAATGGAAAAGAATACCCTTGTTGTACAAGCCTGACAATGGGAATTATAGGTGGTAAATGGAAAACTGTAATCCTGTATCATTTACTTGATAAAAAGTTGCGTTATAATGAACTGAGAAAGGAAATGCCAACTGTAACTGAACGTACTTTGAGCTTGCAGTTGAAGATGTTAGAAGCAGATGGAATCATAAAAAGAGAAGTTTATACATCAAAACCTCCTCTGAAGGTTGAGTATTCATTGACTGATTTTGGCAAAACATTAATTCCATTAATTCAATCTATTGCAAATTGGGGAGATTTTGTAGTTGAAAAATATTCAAAATCAAAAATAGATTAAGTTTATTTGGTGGTCTGACCCATCTGGCGCAAGGTTAGTACCTTGTGTCTTCTATTTTGTCAGCATATGCTGACGAAACAACCAGTACAAGATAGAATCTTGCACTAGAATAATCTTATTCGTAGTGTTCCACTACGAACCTACAAATGTATTTTAAGCGTCACACTTTGTATTTTGCAGATTTTAAACATTTCATCAAAAACAGCCTTAGAACTACAAAAAGCAATTCTAAGGCTATTTTTTTTGTAACTTAGTAAAACTAAAAAAAACTATGAAAATATATGATGTGCTAATAATTGGAGGAGGACAAGCAGGATTGTCGATGGCTTATTTTTTAAGAAGAAGTAAATTAGACTATCTAATTTTGGATAATCAAGAGCAAACAGGAGGTTCTTGGTTACAAACTTGGGATAGTTTAAAATTATTTTCGCCTTCCGAGTTCAGTTCTTTATCAGGTTGGGGAATGCCCAAAACAGAAGAGGAATATCCTACCAAAGCCGAATTTATAAGCTATTTGTCAGCGTAT contains:
- a CDS encoding oxygen-insensitive NAD(P)H-dependent nitroreductase NfsB, which gives rise to MNLKETLNWRYTTKEFDPTKKISDSDMAQVKELLRMSPSSVNLQPWHFIIAETKEGKERIAKGTQGFFSFNEPKVVNASAVILFCSRISADENYIQHLSATEEKDGRYPNEEIKKGVYGAINTFADIHKYDLKDLQHWMEKQVYLNIGGFLLGVASLKIDATPMEGIDVKALDEEFGLREKGFTAITAVSIGYRAESDFNSTEKTPKSRLPKSEIFTEI
- a CDS encoding winged helix-turn-helix transcriptional regulator — protein: MHKFNGKEYPCCTSLTMGIIGGKWKTVILYHLLDKKLRYNELRKEMPTVTERTLSLQLKMLEADGIIKREVYTSKPPLKVEYSLTDFGKTLIPLIQSIANWGDFVVEKYSKSKID